In Streptomyces qaidamensis, one DNA window encodes the following:
- a CDS encoding ABC-F family ATP-binding cassette domain-containing protein: MSASITVTSLSFTWPDGSPVFEGLDVAFGPGRTGLVGINGSGKSTLLRLVAGDLAPADGTVRVAGEVGYLPQNVTLDTTLRVDEALGIAEQRAALHAIEAGDVSETHFDTVGDDWDVEERALATLGELGLGHVELDRTIGEVSGGESVLLRLAALLLRGPDVLLLDEPTNNLDLYARRRLYAAVQSWPGVMIVVSHDRELLDLVDQIADLRSGEITWYGGNYSLYEEALEIEQEAAERMVRVAEADFRKQKRELTDAQVKLARRKRYGQKMWDSKREPKIVMGARKRAAQESAGKHRIMHEEKLAEAKERLDDAVEAVRDDDEIRVDLPYTAVPPGRTVLTLQDLGLRYGARVKGGLELRGPERVALIGRNGAGKTTLLRTIAGELAPEAGEVRAHVPLRFLPQRLDVLDGERTVAENVARYAPGATNNRVRARLARFLFRGARADQKAATLSGGERFRAALAALMLAEPAPQLLMLDEPTNNLDMASVRQLTTALESYEGALVVASHDLPFLESIGITRWLLLEEGELREITPEAVWFSA, from the coding sequence ATGTCTGCTTCCATCACCGTGACATCCCTCTCGTTCACCTGGCCTGACGGCAGCCCCGTCTTCGAGGGCCTGGACGTCGCGTTCGGCCCCGGCCGGACCGGCCTGGTCGGCATCAACGGGTCGGGAAAATCAACTCTGTTGAGGCTGGTCGCCGGTGATCTCGCACCGGCCGACGGCACCGTCCGCGTGGCCGGCGAGGTCGGCTACCTCCCGCAGAACGTCACGCTCGACACCACCCTGCGCGTCGACGAGGCCCTCGGCATCGCCGAACAGCGCGCCGCCCTGCACGCCATCGAGGCCGGCGACGTCTCCGAGACCCACTTCGACACCGTCGGCGACGATTGGGACGTGGAGGAGCGCGCCCTGGCCACGCTCGGCGAACTCGGCCTCGGGCACGTCGAGTTGGACCGCACCATCGGTGAGGTGTCGGGCGGCGAGTCGGTGCTGCTGCGCCTGGCCGCACTGCTGCTGCGCGGTCCCGACGTGCTGCTGCTCGACGAGCCGACCAACAACCTCGACCTGTACGCCCGCAGGCGGCTGTACGCGGCCGTCCAGTCCTGGCCTGGTGTGATGATCGTCGTCAGCCACGACCGTGAACTGCTGGACCTCGTCGACCAGATCGCCGATCTGCGCTCCGGGGAGATCACCTGGTACGGCGGCAACTACTCCCTCTACGAGGAGGCCCTGGAGATCGAGCAGGAGGCGGCCGAGCGCATGGTGCGCGTCGCCGAGGCCGACTTCCGCAAACAGAAACGCGAACTGACCGACGCCCAGGTCAAGCTGGCCCGTCGCAAGCGGTACGGGCAGAAGATGTGGGACAGCAAGCGCGAGCCGAAGATCGTCATGGGGGCTCGCAAACGCGCGGCCCAGGAGTCCGCGGGCAAGCACCGCATCATGCACGAGGAGAAGCTCGCCGAGGCCAAGGAGCGGCTGGACGACGCGGTGGAGGCGGTCCGGGACGACGACGAGATCCGCGTGGATCTGCCGTACACGGCCGTGCCGCCGGGGCGTACCGTCCTCACGCTGCAGGATCTCGGGCTCCGCTACGGCGCCCGGGTGAAGGGCGGCCTGGAGCTGCGCGGCCCCGAGCGGGTCGCGCTGATCGGGCGCAACGGCGCGGGCAAGACCACACTGCTGCGCACCATCGCCGGGGAGCTCGCCCCGGAGGCGGGCGAGGTACGGGCGCACGTCCCGCTGCGGTTCCTGCCGCAGCGGCTCGACGTCCTCGACGGCGAGCGGACCGTCGCCGAGAACGTGGCCCGGTACGCGCCGGGCGCCACCAACAACCGGGTCCGGGCCCGGCTGGCGCGCTTCCTGTTCCGGGGCGCCCGCGCCGACCAGAAGGCGGCGACGCTGTCCGGCGGCGAACGCTTCCGGGCGGCGCTGGCCGCGCTGATGCTGGCGGAGCCCGCGCCGCAGCTGCTGATGCTGGACGAGCCGACCAACAACCTCGACATGGCGAGCGTCCGGCAGCTCACCACGGCTCTGGAGTCGTACGAGGGGGCACTGGTCGTGGCCAGTCACGACCTGCCGTTCCTGGAGTCGATCGGCATCACGCGATGGCTGTTGCTGGAGGAGGGAGAACTGCGGGAAATCACGCCAGAGGCTGTCTGGTTTTCCGCCTAG
- a CDS encoding ATP-binding cassette domain-containing protein has translation MTDFAHDAITLTGARENNLKDVTLRIPKGRLTVFTGVSGSGKSSVVFDTIAVESQRQLNETYPWFVRNRLPKFERPHADGLEALTPAIVVDQRQVGGHSRSTVGTMTDVYSVIRVLFSRYGTPSAGPATAYSFNDPSGMCPGCDGLGRAVRPDWDRIVDPDRSLAEGAVRFPPFAAGTWQGQTYTNSADLDPDKPVGRFTAAEREFLMRGRPGSKVNVSGTGGTWTTEYEGLAVRFERLYLKRDLSAMSQKTRELVSAFLVEGTCPDCRGARLNAAALATRINGRSIADCTRMQVTDLIAVLKEIDDAVAGPIASAAVAALERIEAIGLGYLSLDRETATLSGGEGQRLKTVRHLGSSLTGMTYIFDEPSVGLHPRDVGRLGDLLLRLRDKGNTVLVVEHDPDVIALADHVVDMGPGAGAGGGTVVFEGTPEELAVSGTLTGRCLRTRTAVKDEVREPGGELWVKGADRHNLRDVTVRFPAGVLTAVTGVAGSGKSTLVREFTAAHEEAVVVDQSSIGISGRSTPATYLGIMDMVRKIFARETGAGAGLFSFNSGGACGTCEGRGVIHTDLAFMDPVRTTCHDCEGRRFKEEVLRLTVQGSSVADVLEMTAEQALDFFDDTGVRRRLRALRDVGLTYLTLGQPLSTLSGGERQRIKLATRLHRTGAVYVLDEPTTGLHMADVAGLVALLDRLADAGNTVVVVEHNLDVIARADWVIDLGPDGGRAGGEIVFEGTPRQLLAAEGSFTGEHLRRAVRADVIAPA, from the coding sequence ATGACCGACTTCGCACACGATGCCATCACCCTGACCGGAGCACGCGAGAACAACCTCAAGGACGTCACCCTGCGCATCCCGAAAGGCCGGCTGACCGTGTTCACCGGCGTTTCGGGGTCGGGGAAGTCGTCCGTCGTCTTCGACACGATCGCGGTGGAGTCGCAGCGCCAGCTGAACGAGACCTACCCCTGGTTCGTCCGCAACCGGCTGCCCAAGTTCGAGCGGCCGCACGCGGACGGCCTGGAGGCCCTCACGCCGGCGATCGTCGTCGACCAGCGGCAGGTCGGCGGCCACTCCCGGTCGACCGTCGGCACCATGACCGACGTCTACTCGGTGATCCGGGTGCTGTTCTCCCGGTACGGCACCCCGAGCGCCGGACCGGCGACGGCGTACTCGTTCAACGACCCGTCGGGCATGTGCCCCGGGTGCGACGGCCTCGGCCGGGCGGTACGGCCCGACTGGGACCGCATTGTGGACCCGGACCGTTCCCTCGCCGAAGGGGCGGTCCGCTTCCCGCCGTTCGCCGCCGGGACCTGGCAGGGGCAGACGTACACCAACAGCGCCGACCTCGACCCGGACAAGCCGGTGGGACGGTTCACGGCCGCCGAGCGGGAGTTCCTGATGCGCGGGCGGCCCGGCAGCAAGGTCAACGTCAGCGGCACGGGCGGCACCTGGACCACGGAGTACGAGGGGCTGGCCGTCCGCTTCGAACGGCTGTACCTGAAGCGGGATCTGTCGGCCATGAGCCAGAAGACCCGGGAGCTGGTGAGCGCGTTCCTGGTGGAGGGCACCTGCCCGGACTGCCGCGGAGCACGTCTCAACGCGGCGGCCCTGGCGACCCGGATCAACGGCCGGTCGATCGCCGACTGCACCCGCATGCAGGTCACCGACCTGATCGCCGTGCTGAAGGAGATCGACGACGCGGTGGCGGGGCCGATCGCCTCGGCCGCAGTGGCCGCGCTGGAGCGCATCGAGGCGATCGGCCTCGGCTACCTCAGCCTCGACCGGGAGACGGCCACGCTGAGCGGCGGCGAGGGGCAGCGGCTGAAGACGGTGCGGCACCTCGGCTCCAGCCTGACCGGCATGACGTACATCTTCGACGAGCCGAGCGTCGGCCTGCACCCGCGGGACGTGGGCCGTCTCGGCGACCTGCTGCTGAGGCTGCGCGACAAGGGCAACACGGTGCTGGTCGTCGAGCACGACCCGGACGTCATCGCGCTGGCCGACCACGTCGTCGACATGGGCCCGGGCGCCGGAGCCGGGGGCGGCACGGTGGTCTTCGAGGGGACTCCGGAGGAACTGGCCGTGTCCGGCACGCTCACCGGGCGCTGCCTGCGCACGCGCACGGCGGTCAAGGACGAGGTGCGGGAGCCCGGCGGCGAGCTGTGGGTCAAGGGTGCGGACCGGCACAACCTGCGGGACGTGACCGTGCGTTTCCCGGCCGGTGTGCTCACGGCGGTGACCGGCGTCGCGGGGTCGGGGAAGAGCACCCTGGTCCGGGAGTTCACCGCGGCGCACGAGGAGGCCGTGGTCGTCGACCAGTCGTCGATCGGCATCTCGGGCCGCTCCACCCCGGCGACGTACCTGGGGATCATGGACATGGTCCGGAAGATCTTCGCCCGGGAGACGGGGGCCGGGGCGGGCCTGTTCAGCTTCAACTCCGGCGGGGCCTGCGGCACCTGCGAGGGCCGGGGCGTCATCCACACCGACCTCGCCTTCATGGACCCCGTGAGGACGACCTGCCACGACTGCGAGGGGCGGCGCTTCAAGGAGGAGGTGCTGCGGCTGACGGTGCAGGGCAGTTCCGTCGCCGACGTCCTGGAGATGACGGCCGAACAGGCACTCGACTTCTTCGACGACACGGGCGTACGGCGCCGGCTGCGCGCCCTGCGGGACGTCGGCCTCACCTATCTGACGCTCGGCCAGCCCCTCTCCACACTCTCCGGAGGTGAACGGCAGCGCATCAAGCTGGCCACGCGGCTGCACCGCACGGGCGCGGTCTACGTGCTCGACGAACCGACGACCGGCCTGCACATGGCGGACGTGGCAGGTCTCGTCGCCCTGCTGGACCGGCTGGCCGACGCGGGCAACACGGTCGTCGTCGTCGAGCACAACCTCGACGTGATCGCCCGCGCCGACTGGGTGATCGACCTCGGCCCGGACGGCGGCCGGGCCGGAGGCGAGATCGTCTTCGAGGGCACACCGCGCCAACTCCTGGCGGCCGAGGGATCGTTCACCGGAGAGCATCTGCGGCGGGCAGTCCGGGCGGACGTCATCGCGCCGGCGTGA
- a CDS encoding GOLPH3/VPS74 family protein, producing MPNGPLTLPARLCLLAWDAARPAAGGAAHRPGPVRAGALVELARRGLLTDEDGIATPADLDTSTGDAVLDGLLELVRESCPHPWRTWVTLRARGTLDAVREQLVAEGYLRAEKRRVLGVFPSVEYALERKAAVEVLREETRQVLRGPLPVAGISERDAALAVLAAAAGLLRESTPGRRAEELTERAAAATPGLRGIVRELSTAVTAGAAVASPP from the coding sequence GTGCCCAACGGCCCGCTCACGCTGCCCGCCCGGCTCTGCCTGCTGGCCTGGGACGCCGCGCGGCCGGCAGCCGGCGGCGCCGCCCACCGGCCCGGACCGGTCCGGGCCGGCGCCCTCGTCGAGCTGGCCCGTCGCGGCCTGCTCACCGACGAGGACGGCATCGCCACACCGGCCGACCTGGACACGAGCACGGGGGACGCGGTTCTCGACGGGCTGCTCGAACTCGTCCGCGAGTCGTGCCCGCACCCCTGGCGGACCTGGGTGACGCTGCGGGCTCGGGGGACCCTCGACGCCGTACGGGAGCAACTGGTGGCGGAGGGGTATCTGCGGGCGGAGAAGAGACGGGTCCTCGGTGTGTTCCCGTCCGTGGAGTACGCGCTGGAGCGCAAGGCTGCCGTGGAGGTGCTGAGGGAGGAGACCCGGCAGGTCCTGCGCGGGCCGCTGCCGGTCGCCGGGATCTCCGAGCGGGACGCCGCGCTCGCCGTCCTCGCCGCCGCGGCCGGCCTCCTGCGCGAGAGCACTCCCGGCCGGCGCGCCGAGGAGCTGACCGAAAGGGCCGCGGCGGCGACGCCCGGGCTGCGCGGGATCGTGCGCGAGCTGAGCACGGCGGTGACGGCCGGGGCAGCGGTGGCGTCCCCGCCCTGA
- a CDS encoding SsgA family sporulation/cell division regulator, with product MSIVIEQPVEARLVAAAPRMPSIPATLHYDRRDPFAVRMTFPAPATLEGVEVCWTFSRELLAAGQKNAEGHGDVRVRPYGYDRTVLEFHAPEGTAVVHVRSSEIRRFLEATSELVPVGLEHLQLDLDDGLAELMRDAC from the coding sequence TTGTCCATCGTCATCGAGCAGCCCGTGGAGGCCCGCCTCGTCGCCGCCGCGCCGCGTATGCCGAGCATTCCCGCGACGCTGCACTACGACCGGCGTGATCCTTTCGCCGTCCGCATGACCTTCCCCGCCCCGGCCACGCTGGAGGGCGTCGAGGTCTGCTGGACCTTCTCCCGCGAGCTGCTCGCCGCGGGCCAGAAGAACGCCGAGGGACACGGCGACGTGCGCGTGCGGCCCTACGGCTACGACCGCACCGTGCTGGAGTTCCACGCCCCCGAGGGCACCGCCGTGGTCCACGTCCGCTCCAGCGAGATCCGCCGGTTCCTGGAAGCCACGAGCGAGCTCGTGCCCGTCGGTCTGGAGCACCTCCAGCTGGATCTGGACGACGGTCTCGCCGAGCTGATGCGGGACGCGTGCTGA